ctgtataatgtataccgtggacgagactataccgcacacggtataagggctcgacggcataaagagtataccgtgaaaaagtataccgtgcacggtataagggccccacggtataaaagggcaaaaataatttcataccgcatctaaatagaccgtatacagtataccgtggacggtctagaccgtataCGGGATACCGTCTACGGTATACCgcatagacggtataccgtatagacggtataccgtgtagacggtataccgtctacggtctagaccgtccacAGTATACCGTATAAacggattcaaaaaaataaaatttcatcttttaaaaaggGCGGCTAATCAGacagggcctagggcggcaaaatactTAATCCGCCACTGCTAATAGTATctacttattattttaactttggGCCTTCAGAAAGATATGTTAGTCATCGCAAGTTCGACAACTCTCtcatattaacaatttttctgGCGGTAGTTTTGCTACCAAATTAGCGACGAGTAGCAGATCTTGGAATCCCAAAATTCAGGATCATAATTACGATTACCTAATTAATATTACaaccattaataattatatataggaccgaaattttatatcaaataccTAGGGATCTCATGAAtatctttgataatttaataataaatgttttgatatttttagggTGTGATGTACCCTAGTGTATATCCCACTTTACGTAAATGGGCACCTCCATGGGAACGAGGTCAACTTTGTTTAATTGTATTTACTGGGAATTATGTCGGTACTACTATAGGTCTACTGTTAAGTGgtgttattatttcaaaaattggttGGCCATgggtattttatatatttggtatatttggCATTTTATGGTGTATTACATGGCAGTTTGGTGTTAGTGAATCGCCCGTTAACGATAAGCGTATCAGTAGACAAGAGCTGTTGATATTACAAGAGGCATTGAACACATTAACTAGAGATTATAATCCACAAATACCATGGAAAAAGCTTTTTAAATCTGTACCTGTTTGGGCAATAGCTGCTGCCGATTTTGGAAATAGTTTTGGATATTATTTAGTCCTAACGCAATATTCAGTTTATTTGAATGGTATAGCGactcataaaaaaacattaaaaggcGTTTTCATCGCtctcaaatttatttaactttaattagtTTGGTGTTATTATAGTGCCTATTTTAATTACGACAAAATTAATACCAAAATTATCTAATGCAAACAATAATCCGAGCAGTTTTTCCTATAAACTTGAAGTACGGGGACGTAGGTAAGGAAAAAGCGGGAGAGGAAGAGGATAGGGAAGCAAGGAGCCCGCTGTCTATAGACTCGAAAACAAAATTagagtatttattttttcgatatataattgATAGCGATTATAAAGATTGAAAGTCTGAGTGATTCAGCATTATATTTTGCATTCGAATGCGAATTCcccgatttggatttttaacTTTCAGAAATTTCATATCCCACTATTACAGCTATCAACTTTATCTATCCACCAATAAATTGGTAACAAACGGAAAATAATACAACTCGTCTCGTCAGAAATTCTTCAAAACACTAGAATTTTTGAAACCATAAATGCGTTTAGTTTTATCTCGCCATGATCGGAATCggaatgtttgtttttaattatttacctaCGTGTATTTCTTGATTATTCATTGGGTGCGTAGTATGTGGAGAGCACAACTAAATCAACCGCAGTACCgcatcttataaaatttgcaataaatcatttcttttaattaaaacatgacTAATTTTCAAAGGTTTGCATGTTAATGGTTCAGCTCAAACATAATAAGTATACACTACAGTATTGTCCATAAGTCcttgtttttttgtatctaCATTTATCCGGCTTTCTAAGTAGGTTCGAGGCACTTATgtagtataatttattattggttAAAAGTTTAACATAAGTCATTAAATAAAGcgctttatattaaataaatttcttaaatttttagatgTACACTATCCTActagaaaaattgataatttcggCTTAATAGCATCAATTCCacatataataatgatttttacaaGTCTTACAAGCGGTTACATGGCAGACTTATGTATAAAAAAGGAATGGATGTCAGTAACTGTCTGTCGAAAAGTTTTTACTTGTGGCGCATTTTTAGTACAGGCAATAACTTCTATTGCTGCTGCAACCGCAACAAATACAACAGTTGGTCTCAttcttatcattttaaatgttaGTGTTGGAGCAATTGGGTGGGCTGGTTAcaggtaaatattttctttcactcAAATCACTAGGCATGAGGACTTTTAGGAACGATTAGGTACCCTCCGAATGATCAAATGCATGGGTGCATGTTTGTATAAGTAGTTCAAAATATGATACCACATGAATAATTTAAGGGGATAAAATTCTGAATTAATATGTTACTTTGTTACTATCTCGATATTGTCTAAAACttcaaatcattaatttttcttcatttacgTCTTAAGAAACCtcacaaagtaaaaattttatttgaacctTGCAcaacctaaaaatatttataaaagaatttcaagaattttttaaaagaaattctaGAGAATTCTCGCTTAGGTTTCAGTTATTTAaaggtaatcggaaaaaatagagtTTTAATTACTAGTTGATTGGGTTCAGTTTGTCGACTATACAGGAGCTGGTTgggttttgaagtttttagcccttgcgttaaaaaatgggacacttatacagaaattttttcggtctatttttccgGATCTTTTTTTTCCGGtcaattttttcctaaatgtattatttaaaacgaGTATACGACCACTGAAATTCCAAATTCGTGACTTGGATAATTATACGTTTAAGCAACGCTATACCATTAATAACAGAAAAAGCATAGCCATAGAGAAAAAGCATAAAGCTACGATTTAAGTCAAAAAGGAAATATCTTACTTCCCAAggaaattttcagttttcgatTCTTTTAGACACAAAACCAGAATCTCATATTCTACAGGAGAATTTGCTGATTTAGTAATCATAAAGAaccattttatttaatcaagctttataatatttactaatattacaatattagtgaaattcagatttttttaatatccgaAAGCTACAGACTATTAGATCATGAGATGATGACAGGTCAAAGTTTCATATTTTCCCCGTTCTGTCTTGAAgagaaacaaaaattcatatcagcttataaaaattagtacattttttgaaaaagccTTGTTTTTTGTCAGCTAATAAATTCCATGACAAAGCCTAgcattgaaaaattatacaaacagCACTGCATGAGGGTTGCAAATTAAAATGGGTGGACAAAATAATCCGATTTTCTAATTGATATCCTGGTAATTTTCtgcgttttaaaaatatattaatgttaACCGAAATTTTGAAGATGAGGCTCTTAAATCTGCATAGGCCCCCATCTAATGTCTGGAACAAAATTTGTATCCAAGTTTTAAGTCAAACGGAGGATAGtctctttttttctaaatcttagtatttaaaaaatattatttgatcaaaataaataattttatttcagtgtGAATCACTTAGATATATGTCCACAATATGGTGGTATTTCAATGGGATTAGCAAATACATTTGGAACTATGCCTGGAATATTAATGACAttgcttattaatttttttgtatcagaTGATACTATTATGATGGCAGTTAGTAATTTGATttcttgtttattaaattaataaataggtgTCCATTGAAAACAAGTGCAGCTAATAGTTTAAATATCCTGTGTATGCTTGAGTAtcaatgtttgtttaattaatatgacGCATCGTTTAATCTTTTACGGATTAAATGCTTCATGGATGAGGTTCAAATCGCTGTTTCTTCGTTACTAATTATGTGAGCATGGTCCTATAACGATACAAAAACTACAGTGAATTGCGTAAACAGAAGAAGTGAACAAACAAATTTGGGTGGAGGGGGGTTTGGGGTGGAGGTGGGTGGGTTCGTCAACGGTTACGTAATATAATgcgataataaagaaaaacgaaTATGCTTTATTGTCAATAAGCATATGACTGTAGTGACAAGAACTAAGTAACATGTATTAAACTATGGGTAAACTACGCATATTTCTAAGGCCATATTTTCTCTAATtaagtcttaatttttttaattattaactcTCCTGCGTATGTCAACCATTTATTTTGTGCCTGTTtaactattgaaaaaataaaccttcgctataaaaatatttcgaattaatttcagtcatgattataaaaattgtcatgattttatacataaaatttttggtattgcTCGATATATACATTAAttgctaaatttttaatttttaagaaatatacaaaatggagaataatttttttaatcacaacGGCATTTTGTCTACTGGGATTCATTGTATATGCACTCTGTGCTTCTGGAGAGAGACAACCTTGGGCAATGAATATTTATCGGCACAAAAGTAGTATGAAAAGTATAAAGAgtgatgatgaaaataattcggAAGAAGATATAGGAGGATGGGAATCTGGggaaaatgtaatattaattcTCCGCAGAAATGATAAAACAGATAATGAAGGTAATGAAGATAAAGAGACTGAagttaaaatatacaaagaagacgaaaaatataaagaagaaGAAAACTATAAAGCATATGAGAAAGATAAAGATGATGCTAGAGATAAAGTTGTAACGAATTTGGATCATAAAGAAAGTCAAGAACCGATAGCGGCTATAGAGTATAAAGAAGCAGGCATGGAAAATAGAATTCCCAATAAAGATTACGAAGATAAAAAAGACTCATCTAATAAACGATTAGGTTTTAAATAAGCGATTGTTTAATATTGGATAATAATTTGATTCGcaatcaacttttattttttattttgttttggagcCTGCTATTGTTTTGGTTAATTTACATTGTACCAATAATACGGAATATGAAATGCGGAATTTATCTTAACATCtttcctttaaaaatttacaaccatagaatattcatatttgattttcataaatatcgtatcgttgacaaaaataaaaatgtcgctaaaagatttttttgtgaAGCTATATCTATAgctttaaaagatttttttgtaaagctaatttttttatataactaaaagacttattaaaaataaattttacataattgttattattcttattaatttGTCCCTCGTGTAACTTaacattattgatattaatatcCGATCCATTTGAGACCTTCGGTAGTTTTAAAACAGCCGAGATACACTAATCCATACAcgaatttactatttattacaataagtGGCTTTACAAATAACGTTATCTCTTCTAGTATCTACAAAATATCATTggtcatattattttaatgactcctgatatttaaaaagtttccaggAGCAGGGATCAGTGAAAATTTTATGGGACATTCATGAGTTGTTTCTGTGTCTTTTACTCATATGTATTGGTCTTTTTTGGTCTCGTAGACGTGTAACAGCAAGTtccaaattcaataaatatacaagaCAGAGGTTGTTAAATTTAACCATAAGACAAAACCGTTTGATATCAAAATATGGTGAAAGAAATTCGAGaagagaaaatcattttaattttacaacgcTTTCATCATATTTCTATTATATCAGTCATGCAATTTTTAATCTGTACCTAACAAACTTATACCCAAGAAATCGAGTTAATAAGAATCAACAAAATAAAGCTGAAATTAGAATtcgataataacaataaataatgtttgaagTTAATacgtttattgttaaaatacttacagctattaaaattatctaaattattgtatataagtatacttaaacaaaattatactaTATAATAAGAAGATTCACGACCGTACTAAAAAGGTGCACTTTCGAAGAGGGAGTACTTGAaccaattaaaatcattttgctaAGCGACGATTGTTTCAGCAGGTGTTGAATAAATAGGTGGAGACTAACAAAactatagtaatttacaacaacactgttcaaatatatgaatgaactgtctaataaaatatataccaatATTTTATTGCTGTATTGGTCAGTCTATTGGCCAGATTGGCCTACATAGACCCTGCTGTTGATTGTAAGATATAAGCCATAGATAAAAGACTTCATATTATGATAATTAGTGCACCAGTCGTTAGTAGCATTAGTATTGCCTTGCGGTTTCTTTTTTCTTATCTCAATGTGACTTTCAGCCTCTAATTATAGTCCTTCACCAATACAATTACAAAGAACATGTGTACAAATTTTAAGGTGagttgcaaaaaataaaaaaccgcaTCGTAAGAACCCTATAAAAATCTGTTAAGCCGTTTTCGAGATTAGTGTAATATAGTCAGACattcaattttatgaatattataaatggaGTGCCTTATAAATAGATATCTAGATATCCTCCAAAAAAACCCCCCCTAAAATTGTTAGTACCGTTTTTGGGAAAGTTAAATTTTCGGTCTAGCAATTTACACCAGGGACATCATGTATAAACACGATACAGTGCCTATTTTTCACCAAGCGACAAACTCAATACCGCCTGCAAGCCTGCACTaaagtgataataaaattatatggaaCAAAAAGATATTAACAGACGACtgtcataaataattatgaatgtttaaaatgacaatatctacatatttttttatttattttttttcgtgtaATCATGGtaacattttgataaatttcatgaataacCTGTTTTTGATCTATCAAATAGTTCTAGGTATGTacattttgtgaaatattttaaagaaaagcaCACAATGTTTATTTCGTGTCTTTTACGTCAATACGAGTTAATAACTCGATTACCATCCATTTTTCTCACAGAAAGAATGAGAAGTGTTTGAAAAGcctactttttaattttcttaattttttatacgtaATTTATTGtacgtttaattaaaaaagttcttaTGCACGTAATTGGTAAATTTTTCCCTATTTATGCTCTgaactacaaaaaatttttaaatgttatctcTGTGATCAAATTATAGGTTTCGAAGGTCATTGAAACAAAAAAGTGATATAGAGACCTGCACGATGcaccaaaaatattatcaaattagcTGAACAGAGTATAACGTTCAAtttcccaaatttttttatcaaattttcttattaacaGCCATTTGAAAATCgagaatcatgaaaattttatagttggGTCTCTAACTCTTAGAAGAATTATTGTCACAATTCTCAAATTTCTAAGACGTATCACTTGAAAACATCTCTTTCGTATTTCTTGTTCCCATGAAagcttttgatcaaaaaaatatgaagtacatcataattttaaaccaatttgatagttttttacaTTGATTTTTCGCAGggttaatttttacataaaaagagATAAGATAACCACTTTGCCTTTCAATTAAAGGCATCTCTCTACACAAACAAGTTTATCAGTGAAtgctaaatttaattaacaattaaatctTCAACaggttttgtattatttaaagaacTTTCTTTTCTAAAACATCCAATTTCGAAGATGGCGTCGCTATTTCAAAGTCGTATCATCAATGGATTCAATGCTACAGAAGGTCAATTTCCTTATCAAGTATGGTATACAATTATAATATCTTTTCACTTTTTTCTTGAGCTATAAGGTATACTTGCGGACTTTAAAAATGCGGACAAAGCTgaatatcagatatatttggtggttgaaaaatacacattaatTAATATGTGTTTTAATGCCACCAAATATATCAGATATACGGCTTTGTcgcattttttaagtttattttgtttgttatgaaaatgaaacaagAAAGTTAAACAAAACCTTTTATAAGTGGTATCGCTCAATatgaattgttaaaattttcccgattgttttttaaaaattacgcgtgatagaaaaataaaattgtttatctcTAGGATAATGTTTCAAGGTCTTTATTGATGCCAATGGCTACCAATGCGGTGGATCTATTATAAATcaagacaaaattttaacagcAGCTCACTGTGTATTTTATCcatataatatgaaattaatacccgcgaaaaatattacaatttatggGGGAGCTGCTAcaagaaattcaaaacaaattaaaaagtttaatgtgGCGTCAGTAATAGCCCAtgagctttttaaaaataagggaAATATTGGTTCGGATAACGATATTGCTATTATAAAAGTAAGTGAACCTAGCCATATTAACAGATCGATATATTGACGTGTAAATCTGCGAAACAACAAATTTCAGTACGTTTCTTTACTTAATTTTGGTGCAAGCTggtaaatttactaaatttacaggctattgtaatttatttttgataatgtcAAACTCCTACACCCTTAATatgttttgaaaagaaaatgcaaaaaccaaaattttagattgttGGAAAATTTTGGGAAACCACATCCGATAAAACGAATttgaaaccaataaaaataattgatactcCAATTCCGGATCAAACAAAATGTTTGATTATTGGATGGGGTAGAATGGATGAAAATATGTCAAACGTctcaaatacattaaaatacaaTTCTGTACAGATTTTTAACCGACATATTTGTCGCGAACGTTATCGTCGTGCATGGCAAATAATCACAGAAAAAATGCTCTGCGCCATGGCTTCTGGAACTGATACATGtcaggtaaaattaaaataccaatagttttactcaaaattttaagttttacacCCACaaacttgtattattttttataaagatagtGATAGGtacttttaaaatgtatattttaggGAGATTCTGGAACACCATTAATATGTAACGTGAATGGAAGTTATTATGTAACTGGCATTACTTCTTGGGGAATCGATTGTGCTTCAAATTACTATCCTGGTGTATATACAGATGTGTTTACTTTCCGATCCTGGATTTTGCTCAATAATGGATCCAAAAATAATGTTtccttttttaaagtatttctcTTTCTTGCTATTGAATACATCATAACTCTATGACTATTTGTTGCAACACAAAGTGTTatgtctaaaataaattttagaccCGCCTCTGCATATAACATTTATCAGATAGCGAATTAGAAATATGAGTCAATATTTACCGTAAAAAAccttatgaaaattaaaacgaCACAGCAACACAAATCCTATAACCACGCggtttttttatggaaaacaaaggtgataaatttttataaaactttgggAAAAACTTTGAGccttttgtttcatttttaaaagttgaaaaaatgtaCAGATAATGTATTGCCGGTTTTACactaaatggacaaacaaagACTATACACAAACTCGTGTCGAATAAAACAGAACTGCaacttttttcaaagtttttgagGACTGGCTATGTAATGGCCATTgcagtttcagttttgtttttgtttttcaggttTTAGAAAAGATAAACACAACATAAACGCAactgtccgtttagtggaaaaccagcataacaacaaatatttagcataataattgttaataatattagtaaaattacgTTGGCAGTTGATAATTGAAtttgtcatttaaattttaaaaaaattaatttttgtaaatctcTTTATGgctacaaatttatttttaataataaatttgatcaaaaaaatattatattatgttgtcttaattaatcattaaattctttgtgaaaacaattcaaaaaatacatttacttGACTTCGTTTTAGGAGTGCCAAACGATTTCGCTTTTCCGGCGTTTGCGATGTGggtaatgaaattttcaaagtatattatgttattttaacttCATGTAAAGAACAGAAACGCGTTATTTTGTGGGTGTTTTTCCTATTTTCCGGGGGTTGCATACGTTGAATCCTTGATCAGGTATGGTATAGTGTTTTGGGGAAATTCTACACATACTggtaaaattctaaaaaagcaaaaaatggttttaagaGTCCCCACACGAACcagttgtaaaatattatttaaaaagtttaaaatatttactgcCACGTCTTTATTTGTAATGGAATGTGGAATATCAGGATGCACTACTAAAACTAATATCAATCGATGTACTACTAAAACTAGTAACAATGCAATACAAAATAGTCTGCATAACATTGTAGTAAAAATATGCAACGATCTGCcgctaaaattacaaaatttaaaatattcggaAATTTAAAGCTGTCATCGCTCCGCTCCGCTATGCCAcactaaataaaattgtatttaaaaaagttgggCACTTAAGTTCAGACTGCCAGACTGTATCTAACGTGAATCCAAACACCACAGTTAGGCAAAATATTCTTTGTTACTATTTGGTTATAGACCAAATAATaacatcgaatttttttatacttattttggcTGACCATTCTTTTAAGGCGACCGACGTTTAGACTATTACAAATATGTGGCAGAGggaaaaaaatagaccaaaGTGATTAGCTCTGGACGATGTGATTTATAATGATATCCTTAGTACTACGTTGTTACCTACCAAAGTAAACGCGACCCAAACATTTTAATACCcttaagttattaattattgtagttTTACTCCTATGATAAACTTTAAGGTTTTATGATTTAACGTATAAGGATTTGGGATCATAgactatttgattttaatataaattaatttttaggttttcttgaaaatgaaaacaagaaTATGCGGCGGATCAATATACAATGATAATACTGTAATAACAGCGGCTCATTGTATTATTGACCGCGATACAGAAGAAGTAATATCAGCGACGGATTGTTTGGTGTATGCTGGGAGTGTTGATAGATCTTCAGATCGCATGATATGCTATGAAGTCCAAAAAATTAGGCCACATCCACATTATAGTCTGTTTTCCTTAGAAAATGATATTGGTTTGATTAAAGTAAGcctttttacaactttttttacttaccatcagaataatttacaaattatattaaatattaaatatttattatattaaatacacaATCCGTCTCATGTTTCAAAAAGATTAGGAGTTGTCTGTTGTACGTAATCATGTTTAAGATCTAAAACTGTAGGTTCACCCCTGCCTTCTTCCAAATGATACTTTTAAGAGAAGTTGTTTGTTACGAAGGTCTATTTATTCCAATTTTACATAATCAGACTCTAGGCCGTAGCTATAGGTACTTAGTAATTTGAAATAAGTCCAACtcttatgataataataatgagattTAACATCCATCTATAACATAGGTCACccacttcattatttttaatctttttttatttttaactacgtccgaatatacaattaaatttaagatgtgagtggaatcggttacttagtttttatccaagcgacgacagtgtgatcaatttccttcccattaattataattgatcagactgccGCTTCCtcgattcgaacccgcaacctcccagtcaaTAGTCAAACGGTTAAAAGCGATTGTGCTATTACTTGCTCGGCCTCTGAACCAACTCTTATGATGAAACAGAGCGTTTGCTTTaatataacttgatatattCAATGTTAGCTTTTTCATATCCAATTAACGAAAGATGATGGCtgatttttaacttctttataaattttcattttcctatATTAAAATGGAAACGCATTGTATCACATCCACCCATGGAAAATTCGATCAAATatccagataatttttttttaaacagaatatGTTAATCCAAGACAAAAAAAGTATAACGTTGCATATGCAACCTAAACCTGGTACCTACCCACCATTTTATGAatgtataaactttttaaaaagacTATAAGTATCTCAAAACAGggatcgtaaaaaaaaaatcctttttcatTATCAAACTGTAGAACTcatattattttagataaaaggtagatttaaatttaataatttcactaAAACAATTCCACTGATAAAATCAAAAGTCAAAGATGATACTAATTGTATCATTACTGGATGGGGTGTAACTGAAGATAGAAAAAATCCTGGAAGAAAGAAGAAATCAACGCTAATGTTACGTTACACTGAAGTTTATATAGTCAATCATGAAGATTGTAGAAAAGCATATCAATATATA
This genomic interval from Chrysoperla carnea chromosome 1, inChrCarn1.1, whole genome shotgun sequence contains the following:
- the LOC123305987 gene encoding putative serine protease 29, translated to MDENMSNVSNTLKYNSVQIFNRHICRERYRRAWQIITEKMLCAMASGTDTCQGDSGTPLICNVNGSYYVTGITSWGIDCASNYYPGVYTDVFTFRSWILLNNGSKNNVSFFKVFLFLAIEYIITL